In the genome of Massilia sp. PAMC28688, one region contains:
- the rplJ gene encoding 50S ribosomal protein L10 — MGLNLNDKKAVVAEVSAKVATAQTIVVAEYRGIQVGHLTQLRAKARTQGVYLRVLKNTLARKSVEGTQFAALADSMTGPLIYSISDDAVAAAKVINDFAKTNNMLVIKAGNYAGKQLDKEAVSALASIPSREVLIAQIMGLMLTPVSSFARGLAALAAKKGEGAAPAEAPAEEAPAAA, encoded by the coding sequence GTGGGTCTCAATCTGAATGACAAAAAGGCCGTCGTCGCCGAAGTTTCCGCAAAAGTAGCAACTGCGCAAACGATCGTCGTGGCCGAATATCGTGGCATCCAGGTTGGTCACTTGACGCAACTTCGTGCCAAAGCGCGTACCCAGGGTGTGTACCTGCGTGTTCTGAAGAACACGCTGGCGCGCAAGTCTGTTGAAGGTACGCAGTTTGCCGCCCTCGCCGATTCCATGACCGGCCCGCTGATCTACTCGATCTCGGACGATGCTGTTGCTGCTGCTAAAGTCATCAATGACTTTGCAAAAACCAACAACATGCTGGTCATCAAGGCAGGTAACTACGCAGGCAAGCAGCTTGATAAAGAAGCTGTTTCCGCGTTGGCAAGCATTCCTTCCCGCGAAGTCCTCATCGCCCAGATCATGGGTCTGATGCTGACGCCGGTATCGAGCTTTGCACGTGGTCTGGCTGCTCTGGCAGCCAAAAAAGGCGAAGGCGCCGCTCCTGCAGAAGCACCAGCAGAAGAAGCCCCAGCAGCGGCTTAA
- the rpoC gene encoding DNA-directed RNA polymerase subunit beta', with protein sequence MKALLDLFKQVQQNETFDAIKIGLASPEKIRSWSYGEVKKPETINYRTFKPERDGLFCAKIFGPIKDYECLCGKYKRLKHRGVICEKCGVEVTLAKVRRERMGHIELASPTAHIWFLKSLPSRLGMVLDMTLRDIERVLYFEAYVVTDPGMTPLKKCQIMSEDDYAAKYEEYGDDFTAFMGAEGIRELLRSIDIHRDAEALRVELKESKSEAKIKKYAKRLKVLEAFQRSGIKPDWMIMEVLPVLPPELRPLVPLDGGRFATSDLNDLYRRVINRNNRLKRLMELRAPEIITRNEKRMLQEAVDSLLDNGRRGKAMTGANKRPLKSLAEMIKGKGGRFRQNLLGKRVDYSGRSVIVVGPQLKLHQCGLPKLMALELFKPFIFNKLELMGLATTIKAAKKLVEIQEPVVWDILEDVIREHPVMLNRAPTLHRLGIQAFEPVLIEGKAIQLHPLVCAAFNADFDGDQMAVHVPLSIEAQMEARTLMLASNNILFPSNGEPSIVPSQDIVLGLYYATREAINAKNEGMLFPDVSEVIRAYDNKEVELTTRITVRIVEHPKNTETGEFERTVTRYETTVGRAILSEILPKGLPFSVLNRALKKKEISKLINTSFRKCGLRATVVFADKLMQSGFRLATRAGISIAVDDMLVPPQKVTLIAAAEQEVKQIEQQYSSGLVTAGERYNKVVDIWGKTSDEVGKAMMDQLKVEDVIKRDGTKSTQESFNAIYMMADSGARGSAAQIRQLAGMRGLMAKPDGSIIETPITANFREGLNVLQYFISTHGARKGLADTALKTANSGYLTRRLVDVTQDLVVIEDDCGTTNGALMKAMVEGGEVIEPLRDRILGRVNVHDVVNPENQETLYEAGTLLDEDMVEEIERLSIDEVKVRTPLTCDTRFGLCAKCYGRDLGRGLLVNAGEAVGVVAAQSIGEPGTQLTMRTFHIGGAASRAAVASSVEAKSNGTVRFSATMRYVTNGKGAQIVISRSGEVLITDDHGRERERHKVPYGATLIVMDGMQIKAGAPLATWDPLTRPIITEYAGTIRFENVEEGVTVARQVDEVTGLSTLVAIDAKRRGSLTKTLRPQVKLLNEAGEEVKISGTEHAVTIGFQVGALIMVKDGQVVSKGEVLARIPTESQKTRDITGGLPRVAELFEARSPKDAGMLAEVTGTVAFGKETKGKQRLEITDMDGNKHEFLITKDKQVLVHDGQVVNKGEMIVDGPADPQDILRLLGIEALARYIVDEVQDVYRLQGVKINDKHIEVIVRQMLRRVQIVEAGDANYIVGEQVERSELLDENDRVIAAGKIPATYENVLLGITKASLSTDSFISAASFQETTRVLTEAAIMGKRDSLRGLKENVIVGRLIPGGTGLAFHRAKKEKELWEVEERKALLDAEKASMSAELQAMEDNTAPHSDEA encoded by the coding sequence ATGAAAGCTCTGCTCGATCTATTCAAGCAAGTTCAGCAAAACGAGACGTTTGACGCGATCAAGATCGGTCTGGCGTCGCCTGAAAAAATCCGTTCGTGGTCCTACGGCGAAGTCAAGAAGCCGGAAACCATCAACTACCGTACCTTCAAGCCGGAGCGCGATGGCCTGTTCTGCGCCAAGATCTTTGGCCCGATCAAGGACTACGAATGCCTGTGCGGCAAGTACAAGCGCCTCAAGCACCGCGGTGTCATCTGCGAAAAGTGCGGCGTGGAAGTCACGCTGGCCAAGGTGCGCCGCGAGCGCATGGGCCACATCGAACTGGCTTCGCCTACCGCGCACATCTGGTTCCTGAAGTCGCTGCCGTCGCGCCTGGGAATGGTCCTGGACATGACGCTGCGCGACATCGAGCGCGTGCTGTACTTTGAAGCATATGTCGTGACCGATCCTGGCATGACCCCGCTCAAGAAGTGCCAGATCATGTCGGAAGACGATTACGCCGCCAAGTACGAAGAGTACGGCGACGACTTCACCGCATTCATGGGCGCCGAAGGCATCCGTGAACTGCTGCGCTCGATCGACATCCACCGCGATGCCGAAGCCCTGCGCGTGGAGCTGAAGGAATCGAAGTCCGAAGCGAAGATCAAGAAATACGCCAAGCGCCTCAAGGTGCTCGAGGCATTCCAGCGTTCGGGCATCAAGCCGGACTGGATGATCATGGAAGTGCTGCCCGTGCTGCCGCCGGAACTGCGTCCGCTGGTGCCGCTGGACGGCGGCCGCTTTGCGACCTCCGACCTGAACGACCTGTATCGCCGCGTCATCAACCGTAATAACCGCCTGAAGCGCCTGATGGAACTGCGCGCGCCGGAAATCATTACGCGTAACGAAAAGCGCATGCTGCAGGAAGCAGTGGACTCGCTGCTGGACAACGGCCGTCGCGGCAAAGCGATGACCGGCGCCAACAAGCGTCCGCTCAAGTCGCTGGCTGAAATGATCAAGGGTAAGGGCGGCCGTTTCCGTCAGAACCTGCTGGGCAAGCGCGTCGACTACTCGGGCCGTTCGGTCATCGTGGTCGGTCCACAGCTCAAGCTGCACCAGTGCGGCCTGCCGAAACTGATGGCGCTGGAACTGTTCAAGCCATTCATTTTCAACAAGCTCGAACTGATGGGCCTGGCAACCACGATCAAGGCCGCCAAGAAGCTGGTCGAGATCCAGGAACCGGTCGTGTGGGACATCCTGGAAGACGTGATCCGCGAACATCCGGTCATGCTCAACCGTGCGCCTACGCTGCACCGCCTCGGTATCCAGGCGTTCGAGCCGGTCCTGATTGAAGGCAAGGCCATCCAGCTGCACCCGCTCGTCTGCGCCGCGTTCAACGCCGACTTCGACGGTGACCAGATGGCTGTCCACGTCCCGCTGTCGATCGAAGCACAGATGGAAGCGCGCACGCTGATGCTGGCGTCGAACAACATCCTGTTCCCGTCCAACGGCGAACCTTCGATCGTGCCGTCCCAGGATATCGTGCTCGGTCTGTACTACGCCACGCGCGAAGCGATCAATGCCAAGAACGAAGGCATGCTGTTCCCTGACGTGTCGGAAGTCATCCGTGCCTACGACAACAAGGAAGTCGAACTGACCACCCGCATCACGGTCCGTATCGTCGAGCATCCAAAGAACACCGAAACCGGCGAGTTCGAGCGCACCGTCACGCGCTACGAAACCACGGTTGGCCGTGCAATCCTGTCCGAGATCCTGCCGAAAGGCCTGCCGTTCAGCGTGCTGAACCGCGCTCTGAAGAAGAAAGAGATCTCCAAGCTGATCAACACGTCGTTCCGCAAGTGCGGCCTGCGTGCCACGGTCGTGTTTGCCGACAAGCTGATGCAGTCGGGCTTCCGTCTCGCAACGCGCGCCGGTATCTCGATTGCCGTGGACGACATGCTGGTACCACCGCAAAAGGTCACCCTGATTGCGGCGGCCGAGCAGGAAGTCAAGCAGATCGAACAGCAGTATTCGTCCGGTCTAGTCACTGCCGGCGAGCGTTACAACAAGGTCGTCGACATCTGGGGCAAGACCTCAGACGAAGTCGGCAAGGCCATGATGGACCAGCTCAAAGTAGAAGACGTCATCAAGCGCGACGGCACCAAGTCGACGCAGGAATCGTTCAACGCGATTTACATGATGGCCGACTCGGGCGCCCGCGGTTCGGCAGCCCAGATTCGCCAGTTGGCTGGTATGCGAGGACTGATGGCCAAGCCGGACGGTTCGATTATCGAAACGCCGATTACCGCGAACTTCCGCGAAGGCCTGAACGTATTGCAGTACTTCATCTCGACCCACGGCGCTCGTAAAGGTCTGGCCGACACCGCGCTGAAAACGGCGAACTCCGGTTACCTGACCCGTCGCCTGGTCGACGTGACCCAGGATCTGGTGGTGATTGAAGACGACTGCGGCACCACCAACGGCGCGCTGATGAAGGCGATGGTCGAAGGCGGTGAAGTGATCGAGCCGCTGCGCGACCGTATCCTTGGCCGTGTGAACGTGCACGACGTGGTCAATCCTGAAAACCAGGAAACCCTGTACGAAGCCGGCACGCTGCTGGACGAAGACATGGTTGAAGAAATCGAACGCCTGTCGATCGACGAAGTCAAAGTACGTACCCCGCTGACCTGCGACACGCGCTTTGGCCTGTGCGCCAAGTGCTACGGCCGCGACCTGGGCCGCGGCCTGTTGGTCAACGCCGGTGAAGCAGTCGGTGTGGTCGCTGCCCAGTCGATTGGTGAGCCTGGTACCCAGCTGACCATGCGTACCTTCCACATTGGTGGTGCGGCATCGCGTGCGGCAGTGGCCTCGTCGGTGGAAGCGAAATCGAATGGTACCGTGCGTTTCAGCGCCACCATGCGTTACGTCACCAACGGCAAGGGCGCCCAGATCGTCATTTCCCGTTCCGGCGAAGTGCTGATCACGGACGACCATGGCCGTGAGCGCGAGCGTCACAAGGTGCCGTACGGCGCGACCCTGATCGTCATGGATGGCATGCAGATCAAGGCAGGCGCACCGCTGGCAACCTGGGATCCGCTGACCCGTCCGATCATTACCGAATATGCCGGTACGATCCGCTTCGAGAACGTGGAAGAAGGCGTCACCGTTGCCCGTCAGGTCGACGAAGTGACCGGTCTGTCGACGCTGGTGGCAATTGACGCCAAGCGCCGCGGTTCGCTGACCAAGACGCTGCGTCCGCAGGTCAAGCTGCTCAACGAAGCTGGCGAAGAAGTCAAGATCAGCGGCACCGAGCACGCCGTGACGATCGGCTTCCAGGTTGGCGCGCTGATCATGGTCAAGGATGGCCAGGTGGTGAGCAAAGGTGAAGTGCTGGCACGTATCCCGACTGAATCGCAGAAGACGCGAGACATTACCGGTGGTCTGCCACGCGTAGCCGAACTGTTCGAAGCGCGTTCGCCGAAGGATGCCGGTATGCTGGCCGAAGTGACCGGTACGGTTGCATTCGGTAAGGAAACCAAGGGCAAGCAGCGTCTGGAAATCACGGACATGGACGGCAACAAGCACGAGTTCCTGATTACCAAGGACAAGCAAGTGCTGGTACACGACGGCCAGGTAGTGAACAAGGGCGAGATGATCGTGGACGGCCCGGCCGATCCGCAAGACATCCTGCGCCTCTTGGGTATCGAAGCGCTGGCGCGTTACATCGTTGACGAAGTGCAGGACGTGTACCGTCTGCAGGGCGTGAAGATTAACGACAAGCACATCGAAGTGATCGTGCGCCAGATGCTGCGCCGTGTGCAGATCGTGGAAGCAGGCGATGCGAACTACATCGTCGGCGAACAGGTCGAGCGTTCGGAGCTGCTGGACGAAAACGACCGCGTGATCGCCGCCGGCAAGATCCCGGCCACGTACGAAAACGTACTGCTGGGTATTACCAAGGCATCGCTGTCGACCGATTCGTTCATCTCGGCTGCATCGTTCCAGGAGACCACGCGTGTTCTGACCGAAGCTGCGATCATGGGCAAGCGCGACTCGCTGCGCGGCCTGAAGGAAAACGTCATTGTCGGCCGCCTGATTCCAGGTGGTACGGGTCTGGCATTCCACCGCGCCAAGAAGGAAAAGGAACTGTGGGAAGTCGAAGAGCGCAAGGCGCTGCTGGACGCGGAGAAGGCTTCCATGTCGGCAGAACTGCAGGCGATGGAAGACAACACTGCACCGCATAGCGACGAAGCGTAA
- the ltrA gene encoding group II intron reverse transcriptase/maturase: MSMRQAMRQMSAKAGREAVRQGEALAATSSDEACCPRHVSGDAGSMLLRAALRRENLLQAFKRVRANKGAAGVDGRDIDETSRYLAVAWPEIREQLLAGTYRPSPVRRVTIPKPDGGERELGIPTVTDRLIQQALLQVLQPILDPTFSEHSYGFRPGRRAQDAVLAAKAYVQSGRRTVVDVDLSKFFDRVNHDILIDRLRKRIDDTGVIRLVRAYLNSGIMDHGVVQARHEGTPQGGPLSPLLANVLLDEVDKELERRGHCFARYADDANVYVCSKRAGERVMALLRRLYDKLHLVVNESKSAVGSAFGRKFLGYSLWVARGKVVKLKVAEKPLATFKQRIRELTGRSAGRSMGQIVEKLRTYMLGWKGYFKLAETPKIWRELDEWLRHRLRAIQLKHWKRGKTMYRELIQLGAASQVARTVAANSRCWWRNADRLLKTVLTIAYFDRLGVPRLS, encoded by the coding sequence ATGTCGATGCGACAGGCAATGCGTCAGATGTCCGCGAAGGCGGGGCGGGAGGCCGTACGTCAGGGTGAAGCTCTGGCCGCAACTTCCAGCGACGAAGCTTGTTGCCCGCGACATGTGTCAGGAGACGCAGGATCAATGCTGCTGCGCGCAGCGTTGAGAAGAGAAAACCTGCTGCAGGCGTTCAAACGTGTGCGCGCCAACAAGGGCGCGGCCGGGGTGGATGGTCGGGATATCGACGAAACCTCTCGCTATCTGGCCGTGGCTTGGCCGGAGATACGTGAACAATTGCTGGCAGGGACGTACCGGCCTAGCCCGGTACGCAGGGTGACGATCCCCAAACCCGACGGTGGCGAGCGTGAGCTTGGCATCCCGACGGTGACGGATCGGCTGATCCAGCAGGCACTGCTCCAAGTGCTACAACCGATTCTTGATCCCACATTTAGCGAGCACAGCTACGGCTTCCGTCCGGGCCGGCGTGCGCAGGATGCGGTACTTGCCGCCAAAGCATATGTCCAATCGGGACGCAGGACCGTGGTGGATGTGGACCTGTCGAAGTTCTTTGACCGGGTCAACCATGACATCCTGATCGACCGCCTAAGGAAACGCATCGACGACACCGGAGTGATCCGTCTGGTTCGTGCCTATCTGAACAGCGGCATCATGGACCATGGCGTGGTGCAGGCGCGGCATGAGGGCACGCCACAAGGCGGCCCCCTGTCTCCACTGCTTGCCAACGTTCTGCTCGATGAAGTGGATAAAGAACTGGAACGACGCGGTCACTGCTTCGCACGCTACGCCGATGATGCGAACGTCTATGTTTGCAGTAAACGTGCTGGCGAGCGGGTGATGGCGCTGCTGCGCCGCCTCTATGACAAGTTGCACCTCGTGGTCAACGAAAGCAAGAGCGCGGTCGGCAGTGCTTTCGGTCGCAAGTTCCTCGGTTACAGCCTGTGGGTGGCACGTGGGAAAGTGGTCAAACTGAAGGTCGCTGAAAAGCCGCTGGCAACGTTCAAGCAGCGCATCCGTGAATTGACTGGACGCTCAGCGGGCCGCAGTATGGGCCAGATCGTCGAGAAGCTGCGTACCTACATGCTTGGCTGGAAGGGATACTTCAAGTTGGCGGAGACGCCCAAGATCTGGCGAGAACTCGATGAATGGCTGCGTCACAGGCTGCGAGCGATCCAGCTCAAGCACTGGAAACGCGGCAAGACCATGTATCGGGAGCTGATCCAGCTTGGAGCCGCGTCCCAAGTGGCGCGGACGGTGGCGGCAAATAGCCGTTGCTGGTGGCGCAATGCGGACCGGTTGTTGAAGACGGTCCTTACGATTGCCTACTTCGACCGGCTTGGCGTACCCCGCCTGT
- the rplL gene encoding 50S ribosomal protein L7/L12, giving the protein MAISKDDILAAVGEMSVMDLNDLVKAFEEKFGVSAAAVAVAGGGAGAGPAAAAEEQTEFNLVLADFGANKVGVIKAVREITGLGLKEAKDLVDGAPKTVKEAISKADAEAGKKKLEEAGAKAEIK; this is encoded by the coding sequence ATGGCAATTAGCAAAGACGACATCCTGGCAGCAGTTGGCGAAATGTCCGTAATGGACCTCAACGACCTGGTCAAGGCATTCGAAGAAAAGTTCGGCGTATCGGCTGCTGCAGTAGCAGTTGCTGGCGGCGGCGCTGGTGCAGGTCCTGCAGCAGCTGCTGAAGAGCAGACCGAATTCAACCTGGTTCTGGCCGACTTCGGCGCGAACAAGGTTGGCGTCATCAAGGCAGTTCGCGAAATCACCGGTCTGGGCCTGAAAGAAGCCAAGGATCTGGTCGATGGCGCACCGAAGACCGTCAAAGAAGCAATTTCGAAAGCAGACGCAGAAGCCGGCAAGAAGAAGCTGGAAGAAGCTGGCGCGAAAGCCGAAATCAAGTAA
- the rpoB gene encoding DNA-directed RNA polymerase subunit beta has protein sequence MHYSFTEKKRIRKSFAKRANVHNVPFLLATQLESYENFLQADTSVSNRKNDGLQSAFTSIFPIVSHNGFARLEFLSYVLGDPAFDVKECQQRGLTFASPLRAKVRLVILDKESPTKPVVKEMKEQEVYMGELPLMTTTGSFVINGTERVIVSQLHRSPGVFFEHDRGKTHSSGKLLFSARIIPYRGSWLDFEFDPKDILFFRVDRRRKMPVTILLKAIGMSHEQILANFFVFDNFNLRSEGAEMEFVAERLRGEVARFDIVDKSGKTLVLKDKRINAKHVRDIDAAGIKHISVPEDYLLGRVLAKNIVDAETGEIIASANDELTEDVLGKLRDADVTEIQTLYTNDLDQGGYISQTLRIDDTADQMAAKVAIYRMMRPGEPPTEDSVEALFNGLFYSPERYDLSAVGRMKFNRRIGRDELTGMMTLSNEDVLAVIKILVELRNGRGEVDDIDHLGNRRVRCVGELAENQFRAGLVRVERAVKERLGQAEADNLMPHDLINSKPISAAIREFFGSSQLSQFMDQTNPLSEITHKRRVSALGPGGLTRERAGFEVRDVHPTHYGRVCPIETPEGPNIGLINSLALFARLNEYGFLETPYRKVENSVVTDKIDYLSAIEEGRYIIAQANATIDTENKLSDELVSAREAGETILVSPERIQYMDVAPGQIVSVAASLIPFLEHDDANRALMGANMQRQAVPCLRPEKAFVGTGIERTVAVDSGTTVQALRGGVVDYIDAGRVVIRVNDDEAQAGEVGVDIYNLIKYTRSNQNTNINQRPIVKVGDRVSKRDVIADGASTDLGELALGQNMLVAFMPWNGLNFEDSILISENVVKDDRYTSIHIEELSVVARDTKLGAEEITRDISNLAENQLARLDESGIVYIGAEVQAGDTLVGKVTPKGETQLTPEEKLLRAIFGEKASDVKDTSLRVPSGMVGTVIDVQVFTREGIVRDKRAQQIIDDELKRFRLDLNDQMRIVEGDAFQRLEKMLIGKVVNGGPKKLAKGVAITKEYLDDLDKYHWFDIRPADDDAATALEAIKESIAEKRHQFDLAFEEKRKKLTQGDELQPGVQKMVKVYLAVKRRLQSGDKMAGRHGNKGVVSRIVPVEDMPYMADGTPADIVLNPLGVPSRMNVGQILETHLGWAAKGLGLRIGEMLVAQAKVADLRKFLGQIYNETGKSEDLDSFSDDEIMTLAENLKKGVPFATPVFDGAHESEIKRMLDLAYPEPIATKLGMTESKNQVTMYDGRTGEAFERKVTVGYMHVLKLHHLVDDKMHARSTGPYSLVTQQPLGGKAQFGGQRFGEMEVWALEAYGASYVLQEMLTVKSDDVNGRTKVYENLVKGDHVIDAGMPESFNVLVKEIRSLGIDIDLERN, from the coding sequence ATGCACTACTCATTTACTGAGAAGAAACGCATTCGCAAATCATTCGCGAAGCGCGCCAACGTTCACAACGTTCCCTTCCTTCTGGCTACCCAGCTTGAATCTTACGAGAACTTCCTGCAGGCCGATACCAGCGTATCGAACCGCAAGAATGATGGCCTGCAGTCGGCTTTCACCTCGATTTTCCCTATCGTGTCGCACAATGGCTTTGCGCGCCTCGAGTTCCTGTCGTATGTCCTGGGTGACCCGGCTTTCGATGTCAAGGAATGCCAACAGCGTGGACTGACGTTCGCGTCGCCTCTCCGTGCCAAGGTGCGTCTGGTGATCCTGGACAAGGAATCGCCTACCAAGCCTGTTGTCAAGGAAATGAAGGAGCAGGAAGTCTACATGGGCGAATTGCCGCTCATGACGACCACCGGTTCGTTCGTGATCAATGGTACCGAGCGCGTCATCGTGTCGCAGCTCCACCGTTCCCCTGGCGTGTTCTTCGAGCATGACCGCGGCAAGACCCACTCCTCGGGCAAGCTGTTGTTCTCGGCAAGGATCATTCCTTATCGCGGCTCCTGGCTTGACTTCGAGTTCGACCCGAAAGACATCCTGTTCTTCCGCGTCGACCGTCGCCGCAAGATGCCGGTCACGATCCTGCTCAAAGCCATTGGCATGTCGCACGAGCAAATCCTGGCCAACTTCTTTGTATTTGACAATTTCAACCTGCGCTCCGAAGGCGCGGAAATGGAATTCGTCGCCGAGCGCCTGCGTGGCGAAGTGGCACGTTTCGACATCGTCGACAAGTCGGGCAAGACGCTGGTCCTGAAGGACAAGCGAATCAACGCCAAGCACGTGCGCGATATCGATGCGGCCGGCATCAAGCACATTTCCGTGCCTGAAGACTACCTGCTCGGCCGCGTGCTGGCCAAGAACATTGTTGACGCAGAAACGGGCGAAATCATCGCTTCGGCCAACGACGAGCTGACCGAAGACGTGCTCGGCAAGCTGCGCGACGCCGACGTGACGGAAATCCAGACCCTGTACACCAACGACCTGGACCAGGGCGGCTATATTTCGCAGACCCTGCGCATTGACGACACCGCCGACCAGATGGCTGCCAAGGTGGCCATCTACCGCATGATGCGTCCAGGCGAGCCGCCAACGGAAGACTCGGTCGAAGCGCTGTTCAACGGCCTGTTCTACAGCCCTGAGCGCTATGACCTGTCGGCCGTGGGCCGCATGAAGTTCAACCGCCGCATCGGCCGCGATGAACTGACTGGCATGATGACGCTGTCGAACGAAGACGTTCTGGCCGTGATCAAGATTCTGGTGGAACTGCGCAATGGCCGCGGCGAAGTCGACGATATCGATCACCTCGGTAACCGCCGCGTACGCTGCGTGGGCGAACTGGCTGAAAACCAGTTCCGCGCCGGCCTCGTGCGCGTGGAGCGCGCCGTCAAGGAACGCCTCGGCCAGGCCGAAGCGGACAACCTGATGCCGCACGACCTGATCAACTCCAAGCCGATCTCGGCCGCCATCCGCGAGTTCTTCGGTTCGTCCCAGCTGTCGCAGTTCATGGACCAGACCAACCCGCTGTCGGAAATCACGCACAAGCGCCGCGTGTCCGCCCTCGGCCCTGGCGGTCTGACCCGCGAACGTGCCGGCTTCGAGGTGCGCGACGTGCACCCGACCCACTACGGCCGCGTGTGCCCGATTGAAACGCCAGAGGGACCAAACATTGGTCTGATCAACTCGCTGGCGCTGTTTGCCCGCCTGAACGAGTACGGCTTCCTCGAGACGCCTTACCGCAAGGTGGAAAACAGTGTCGTCACCGACAAGATCGATTACCTGTCGGCCATCGAAGAAGGCCGCTACATCATCGCCCAGGCGAACGCGACCATCGATACCGAGAACAAGCTCTCCGACGAGCTGGTCTCGGCCCGTGAAGCCGGCGAAACGATCCTGGTCTCGCCAGAGCGCATCCAGTACATGGACGTGGCCCCGGGCCAGATCGTCTCGGTGGCGGCATCCCTGATTCCGTTCCTCGAGCACGATGACGCGAACCGCGCATTGATGGGTGCCAACATGCAGCGCCAAGCCGTCCCTTGCCTGCGCCCTGAAAAAGCATTTGTCGGTACCGGTATCGAGCGTACTGTTGCTGTCGACTCCGGTACCACCGTGCAAGCCCTGCGTGGCGGCGTGGTGGACTACATCGATGCAGGCCGTGTGGTGATTCGCGTCAACGACGACGAAGCGCAGGCGGGCGAAGTCGGCGTGGATATCTACAACCTGATCAAGTACACCCGTTCCAACCAGAACACCAACATCAACCAGCGTCCGATCGTCAAGGTTGGCGACCGCGTCTCCAAGCGTGACGTGATTGCCGACGGCGCATCGACCGATCTGGGCGAACTGGCCCTGGGTCAGAACATGCTGGTGGCGTTCATGCCATGGAACGGTCTGAACTTCGAAGATTCGATCCTGATCTCGGAAAACGTGGTCAAGGATGACCGCTACACCTCGATTCACATCGAAGAGCTGTCCGTCGTGGCCCGTGACACCAAGCTGGGTGCCGAAGAAATTACCCGCGACATCTCGAACCTGGCGGAAAACCAGCTGGCTCGTCTGGATGAGTCCGGTATCGTCTACATCGGTGCTGAAGTGCAAGCCGGCGACACCCTGGTCGGTAAAGTCACGCCAAAAGGCGAGACCCAGCTGACGCCGGAAGAAAAGCTGCTGCGCGCCATTTTCGGCGAGAAGGCATCGGACGTGAAAGACACCTCGCTGCGCGTGCCTTCGGGCATGGTCGGCACCGTGATCGACGTCCAGGTCTTCACCCGCGAAGGCATCGTTCGCGACAAGCGCGCCCAGCAGATCATCGATGATGAACTCAAGCGTTTCCGCCTGGACCTGAACGACCAGATGCGGATTGTGGAAGGCGATGCCTTCCAGCGTCTGGAAAAAATGCTGATTGGCAAAGTTGTCAATGGCGGACCGAAGAAGCTGGCCAAGGGCGTGGCGATCACCAAGGAATACCTGGACGATCTCGACAAGTACCACTGGTTCGACATCCGCCCGGCCGACGATGATGCTGCCACCGCCCTCGAAGCGATCAAGGAATCGATCGCCGAGAAGCGTCACCAGTTCGACCTGGCCTTTGAAGAAAAGCGCAAGAAGTTGACCCAGGGCGACGAACTGCAGCCAGGCGTGCAGAAGATGGTCAAGGTCTACCTGGCCGTCAAGCGCCGCCTGCAGTCGGGTGACAAGATGGCAGGCCGTCACGGTAACAAGGGTGTGGTTTCCCGTATCGTGCCAGTCGAAGACATGCCATACATGGCCGACGGTACGCCAGCGGACATCGTGCTGAACCCACTGGGCGTTCCTTCGCGAATGAACGTGGGTCAGATTCTCGAGACCCACTTGGGCTGGGCTGCCAAGGGCCTGGGCCTGCGCATCGGCGAAATGCTGGTGGCGCAAGCCAAAGTTGCCGATCTGCGCAAGTTCCTCGGCCAGATCTACAACGAGACCGGCAAGTCGGAAGACCTGGACAGCTTCAGCGATGACGAAATCATGACGCTGGCCGAGAACCTCAAGAAGGGTGTGCCGTTTGCCACGCCAGTCTTTGACGGCGCGCATGAATCCGAGATCAAGCGTATGCTTGACCTGGCCTACCCGGAGCCGATCGCGACCAAGCTGGGCATGACCGAGTCCAAGAACCAGGTCACGATGTACGACGGCCGCACCGGCGAAGCCTTCGAGCGCAAGGTAACTGTTGGCTACATGCACGTACTGAAACTGCACCACCTGGTAGACGACAAGATGCACGCGCGTTCGACCGGTCCTTACTCGCTGGTAACGCAGCAGCCACTGGGCGGTAAAGCCCAGTTCGGCGGCCAGCGCTTCGGTGAGATGGAGGTGTGGGCACTGGAAGCGTACGGCGCATCGTATGTGCTGCAAGAGATGTTGACTGTCAAGTCGGACGACGTGAACGGCCGTACCAAGGTGTACGAGAACCTGGTCAAGGGTGACCACGTGATCGACGCCGGTATGCCTGAGTCGTTCAACGTGCTGGTGAAAGAGATTCGTTCCCTGGGTATCGATATCGACCTGGAACGAAACTAA